In Aureibaculum algae, the following are encoded in one genomic region:
- a CDS encoding succinylglutamate desuccinylase/aspartoacylase family protein, translating into MFEKKFKNETIEIRGKKVGLGESVLIKFSIDRLPTGTLIEIPVYVFNGKKEGPTILLQGGLHGDETNSIEIIRRMLENKYFNLERGCVIVVPLLSVFGFLHFSRDVHGKDVNRSFPGTKTGSLASRIAYFHLREIANNVDYAIDFHTGGAQRSNYPQIRYTESSEESKKLAEIFSPPFLFPSAMINKSFRKEALKLGIPIIVYEGGESLRFDENSIKEGMAGTLRILKHLKMIKTNPMASRKAKKSIPITKRRWVRARIAGLFNAFVHNGDKVEKGQIIGDITDTYGETSVKIKAPLTGYIIAINYFPIINRGDAIFHIGRE; encoded by the coding sequence ATGTTCGAGAAAAAATTCAAAAACGAAACCATAGAAATTAGAGGTAAAAAAGTTGGATTAGGAGAAAGTGTTTTAATCAAATTTTCTATTGACAGATTGCCTACCGGTACACTTATTGAAATTCCTGTATATGTGTTTAACGGAAAAAAAGAAGGTCCAACTATTTTACTTCAAGGCGGTTTACATGGTGATGAGACCAATAGTATAGAGATCATCAGAAGAATGCTTGAAAATAAGTACTTTAATTTAGAAAGGGGTTGTGTTATTGTAGTCCCTTTACTCAGTGTTTTTGGATTTTTACATTTCTCTAGAGATGTACACGGAAAAGATGTAAATAGAAGTTTTCCAGGAACGAAAACGGGTTCATTAGCTAGTAGAATTGCCTATTTCCATTTAAGGGAAATTGCCAATAATGTAGATTATGCCATCGATTTTCATACAGGAGGAGCCCAAAGAAGCAACTATCCTCAAATACGATATACAGAATCATCAGAAGAGAGCAAAAAATTAGCAGAAATATTTAGTCCCCCGTTTCTTTTTCCATCGGCAATGATAAATAAATCATTTAGAAAAGAAGCTCTAAAACTAGGTATACCTATTATTGTTTATGAAGGTGGTGAGTCGTTAAGATTCGACGAAAACTCCATAAAAGAAGGTATGGCTGGTACATTAAGGATTTTAAAACATTTAAAAATGATTAAAACAAATCCTATGGCAAGTCGCAAAGCTAAAAAGAGCATCCCTATAACCAAACGACGATGGGTTAGAGCAAGAATAGCGGGTTTATTCAACGCTTTTGTCCATAATGGAGATAAAGTAGAGAAGGGTCAAATAATTGGAGACATTACAGATACTTATGGAGAAACTTCTGTAAAAATAAAAGCTCCATTAACTGGATATATAATAGCTATAAATTATTTTCCTATTATTAACCGAGGAGATGCCATTTTTCATATTGGACGCGAATAA
- a CDS encoding sigma-70 family RNA polymerase sigma factor produces the protein MSDENKHSLEPNNWVKEYSDYLYNYTITRIDNHEQAKDIVQETFFSALKAAKNYRGQASERTWLIAILKRKIIDHYRKINSRKGKAEIKVNFHEDGDKKGSWLEERVPQLWDNEAEKQIENTELKSVLDNCINNLPDKYRLVFNLKNVEHYETEEICNELDITASNLWVIIHRARHQLRKCMEDNWFAK, from the coding sequence ATGTCAGACGAAAACAAACATAGCTTAGAGCCAAACAACTGGGTAAAAGAATATTCGGACTACTTATACAATTACACGATAACCCGAATAGACAATCACGAACAAGCGAAAGATATTGTTCAAGAAACCTTTTTTTCAGCATTAAAAGCAGCCAAAAATTATAGAGGTCAAGCTTCAGAACGCACATGGTTAATTGCAATATTAAAACGCAAAATAATAGACCATTACCGTAAAATAAACTCACGAAAAGGCAAAGCTGAAATAAAAGTTAATTTTCATGAAGATGGAGATAAAAAAGGAAGTTGGTTAGAAGAACGGGTTCCACAATTATGGGATAATGAAGCTGAAAAACAAATTGAAAACACGGAACTTAAAAGCGTGTTAGATAATTGTATTAATAACCTACCTGACAAATACAGATTGGTTTTTAATTTAAAAAATGTTGAGCATTATGAAACTGAAGAAATTTGTAATGAGTTAGATATTACCGCGTCTAATCTTTGGGTTATCATACATAGAGCTAGACATCAACTAAGAAAGTGTATGGAAGATAACTGGTTTGCAAAATAG